A stretch of Desulfotalea psychrophila LSv54 DNA encodes these proteins:
- a CDS encoding ShlB/FhaC/HecB family hemolysin secretion/activation protein → MALVFCPRFLQALTTGLALLAVVSPTSYAQDLKLVAPKRLESNANPVNFPSDVPAQEIELANPQRVLLERLTGLIFLKSPEKVLQGGVEMEGISADGYMPESVFAEMEAFLNKPLSLEKLDDILKKAVLYFRSQETPVVDVYVPEQDISGGTIQIVVLEGRIGEIRTEGNEWFSSELIEKHVRAKPGDIIRGDQLAEDIYLANKNPFRRVDLVLDRGEKRGETDVILRTEDRFPLRLYGGYENTGTAYTGYDRYFVGLNWGNAFGLDHLLDYQFTSSADYKGMSAHSLHYEVPLSYQHTISFFAAYAESNPNFDPYDLEADSF, encoded by the coding sequence ATGGCATTAGTATTTTGCCCACGTTTTCTGCAGGCGTTGACCACTGGGCTGGCGTTGCTTGCTGTTGTTTCCCCAACCAGTTATGCCCAGGATCTTAAACTCGTGGCTCCTAAAAGACTTGAGAGTAATGCAAACCCTGTTAACTTTCCGTCAGATGTTCCTGCTCAGGAGATTGAATTGGCCAATCCTCAACGTGTTCTTTTAGAACGTTTAACCGGGTTGATTTTTTTGAAATCCCCGGAAAAAGTTCTTCAGGGCGGGGTTGAGATGGAGGGCATATCGGCAGATGGATATATGCCCGAATCGGTTTTTGCAGAGATGGAGGCTTTTTTGAATAAACCTCTGAGCTTAGAAAAACTTGACGATATATTGAAAAAGGCTGTGCTCTATTTTCGTTCTCAGGAAACACCCGTCGTTGATGTCTATGTGCCCGAACAGGATATCTCAGGTGGGACAATTCAAATTGTTGTTCTGGAAGGTCGTATTGGCGAGATACGAACCGAGGGGAATGAATGGTTTTCCAGTGAACTGATAGAAAAGCATGTGCGGGCTAAACCTGGTGATATTATTCGTGGTGATCAGCTGGCTGAAGATATTTACCTAGCGAATAAAAACCCCTTTCGCAGGGTTGATTTGGTGCTCGACCGGGGTGAAAAACGGGGTGAAACAGATGTCATCTTACGCACAGAGGATAGATTTCCCCTCCGTCTGTATGGCGGATATGAAAACACCGGCACCGCATATACAGGCTATGATCGTTATTTTGTTGGCCTGAATTGGGGGAATGCATTCGGTTTAGATCATTTACTTGATTATCAGTTCACCAGCAGTGCTGATTATAAGGGCATGAGTGCGCATTCTCTTCATTACGAAGTTCCATTAAGTTATCAACATACAATAAGCTTTTTTGCAGCTTATGCAGAGAGCAATCCCAACTTTGACCCCTATGATTTAGAGGCAGATAGTTTTTAA
- a CDS encoding type II secretion system F family protein: MELFLALTLFFLILIILQVSYSLIVRRDSRSIQMMVEKYSTPQEVRRDALNHNNLSNIKLFNEILLAIPPVKKLAELMQQGGVKILAGVFILSSLLFSAVAFLVSFFLLKNHIAVSVTAAAVALLLPFLWLLSKRRQRRINFEEHFPDALDLMGYAMKAGHSIMASLKMVSEEMPAPINEEFAIVVEEINFGKSIDSTLRNFAKRVDSTELRYFVTSVIVQRETGGNLVEILEKISAIIRKKFRFRERVRALSAEGKLSAIILVALPFCIALAVSVLNKEYVAILITDPIGPYLITGAVIMMSFGSFIIYKFVQLDM, from the coding sequence ATGGAACTGTTTCTAGCATTAACTCTATTTTTTTTAATATTAATTATTCTTCAGGTAAGCTATAGCCTTATTGTGAGAAGAGATTCCCGCTCTATCCAGATGATGGTGGAAAAATATTCTACTCCCCAAGAGGTCAGAAGGGATGCTCTCAATCATAACAATTTAAGTAATATTAAGTTATTTAATGAAATCCTCCTCGCCATACCTCCGGTAAAAAAACTTGCCGAACTGATGCAGCAGGGTGGAGTTAAAATACTTGCAGGTGTTTTTATTCTTTCCTCCCTGCTTTTTTCCGCCGTGGCTTTTCTTGTCAGCTTCTTTCTCCTTAAAAATCACATTGCCGTTTCTGTTACTGCTGCCGCTGTTGCCCTCTTGCTCCCCTTTCTGTGGTTACTGTCAAAACGTCGTCAGAGACGAATAAATTTTGAAGAACACTTCCCTGATGCCCTTGATCTCATGGGATATGCCATGAAGGCCGGACACTCTATCATGGCAAGTTTAAAGATGGTTTCCGAAGAGATGCCAGCCCCGATAAATGAGGAGTTTGCCATTGTTGTTGAAGAGATAAACTTCGGAAAAAGTATTGACTCTACCCTGCGCAATTTTGCCAAGAGGGTTGATTCCACAGAGTTGCGCTACTTTGTTACCTCGGTCATTGTTCAACGGGAAACAGGTGGAAATCTTGTTGAAATATTAGAAAAAATTTCTGCCATCATTCGAAAAAAATTTAGATTCAGAGAGAGGGTTCGCGCCCTCTCCGCAGAGGGAAAACTTTCAGCTATTATTCTCGTTGCCCTACCGTTTTGTATTGCCTTAGCTGTTAGTGTTTTAAACAAAGAGTATGTAGCTATACTGATAACAGACCCCATTGGTCCCTATCTCATTACAGGTGCTGTAATTATGATGTCGTTTGGAAGTTTTATTATATATAAATTTGTTCAACTTGATATGTGA
- a CDS encoding AAA family ATPase, whose protein sequence is MKYNRTKKLSARLAVKTPEVLQSLTDIVSSLDNITLLDDPKATRVDVLVLEIGSDPDSELETIRTLLQEGVVGTLFVTSAEATSKILLPALHTGAKEFFQQPILPQEVVKAFMEVRVSDNGQESEEMPSKEGSIFSVLGAKGGVGTTTFAVNLATSIQSFDKSKLVALIDMNRMVGEVPLFLNLETDLNWEEIGKNINRLDAAYLKSAMTRHSSGVYVMPAPNKIANGVQLARDYLVTILTAMQDFFDYIVIDSGMYLDDISFKIFEKSEVVYLISTLSLPCIINAKRLKESLDMGGEMTNGKVQIIANRFEKKSQISLKEAGKMIGGEISVTIPNDYELTMSAINNGKPIANVRGKSNLARVYSALAETIVGKNNTKGKHWWNAK, encoded by the coding sequence ATGAAATATAACAGAACAAAAAAACTCTCAGCCCGACTGGCAGTGAAGACCCCTGAGGTGCTGCAGAGTTTAACTGATATTGTCTCATCCTTGGATAATATTACCCTCCTGGATGACCCAAAAGCGACCAGAGTTGATGTCCTTGTCCTTGAAATCGGTAGTGATCCGGACTCTGAACTGGAGACTATTCGGACCCTCCTCCAAGAGGGGGTTGTCGGCACTCTCTTTGTTACCTCAGCCGAAGCGACCTCCAAGATTCTTCTGCCTGCCCTGCACACCGGGGCAAAAGAGTTCTTCCAGCAGCCCATTCTTCCCCAAGAGGTGGTTAAAGCCTTTATGGAGGTGCGTGTTTCTGATAACGGCCAGGAAAGCGAAGAGATGCCCTCTAAGGAGGGCAGCATATTTAGCGTTCTCGGAGCCAAGGGCGGGGTGGGAACAACCACCTTTGCCGTAAATCTTGCCACCAGTATCCAGTCCTTTGATAAGTCAAAGCTGGTTGCCCTGATAGATATGAACAGGATGGTTGGTGAGGTTCCCCTCTTTCTCAATCTGGAGACAGATTTAAACTGGGAGGAGATAGGCAAAAACATAAACCGCCTTGATGCGGCCTATCTTAAAAGTGCTATGACAAGACACTCCTCGGGAGTCTATGTCATGCCAGCACCGAACAAGATTGCCAATGGCGTTCAACTTGCCCGTGATTATCTGGTTACCATCCTGACAGCGATGCAGGACTTCTTTGACTATATTGTGATTGATTCCGGTATGTATCTGGATGACATATCTTTTAAGATTTTTGAAAAATCTGAGGTGGTTTACCTGATATCAACCCTGAGCCTGCCATGCATCATCAACGCTAAACGCCTTAAAGAATCCCTTGATATGGGTGGGGAGATGACCAATGGCAAGGTACAGATTATAGCCAATCGTTTTGAAAAAAAGTCCCAGATTAGTCTCAAAGAGGCCGGGAAAATGATTGGCGGAGAGATATCTGTTACCATTCCAAATGACTATGAGTTAACGATGTCTGCCATTAACAATGGAAAACCAATTGCAAATGTCAGGGGAAAATCAAACCTGGCAAGGGTGTACTCTGCCCTGGCTGAAACTATTGTCGGCAAAAATAACACCAAGGGTAAACATTGGTGGAATGCTAAATAA
- a CDS encoding LytR C-terminal domain-containing protein: protein MKRKKISKQLSFFHLLLLLLLMTFLSSCSSHQESATMHNGSPQLLDEQGLSKEANARFWSAVKPVSNLPISHYRLGRYYQKGHKHQLAINEFTKAINLNKEYVQAYNALGMSYDQIANCEGAEWAYSQALKYSPKAYLYNNFGCSRLLCGKADQAVRLFSTAYEIDSSSTRISNNLRLAKTRASSQNESLSTLTEEPLISAETGYVETPKPEMKKNLAVATGAPSVETVLATEKKVKPTRTHNGIIKAKDPKRRATIKETQQALPGCAVEISNGNGVTGMAKRGAAYLRKLGFSVKRITNAPKFTIQDTKIYYREGCLALAHSVAKVVPGSQEFEKVKDLGRAGIGVRLTLGRDVVKIQFPKGLTRHFAKISSSK from the coding sequence ATGAAAAGAAAAAAAATCAGCAAACAACTTTCGTTCTTCCATCTCCTCCTCCTACTCCTGCTTATGACCTTTCTCAGCAGCTGTAGTTCCCATCAGGAAAGTGCTACTATGCACAATGGATCGCCTCAACTCCTGGATGAACAGGGATTGTCAAAGGAGGCAAATGCCCGCTTCTGGTCAGCGGTGAAACCAGTTTCAAATCTACCAATATCTCATTATAGGCTCGGACGGTATTATCAGAAGGGTCATAAACATCAACTGGCCATTAACGAATTCACCAAGGCTATTAACCTCAACAAAGAATATGTGCAGGCCTATAATGCCCTGGGCATGTCCTACGACCAGATTGCCAACTGCGAGGGGGCAGAATGGGCCTATAGCCAGGCATTGAAGTATAGCCCCAAGGCGTATCTATACAATAATTTCGGTTGTTCAAGATTGCTCTGTGGTAAGGCTGATCAGGCAGTAAGATTGTTTTCCACAGCTTATGAAATAGATAGTAGCAGTACGCGAATTAGCAATAACCTCCGCCTGGCAAAAACACGGGCAAGCTCTCAAAATGAGTCCCTTTCCACTTTAACGGAGGAACCTCTGATAAGTGCTGAGACCGGGTACGTGGAGACGCCTAAGCCTGAGATGAAAAAAAACCTTGCTGTCGCCACGGGCGCCCCTTCCGTTGAGACGGTTCTAGCGACTGAAAAAAAGGTTAAACCAACCAGAACACATAATGGCATCATTAAAGCCAAAGATCCTAAGCGTCGGGCCACAATTAAAGAGACTCAACAGGCTCTACCCGGTTGCGCAGTTGAAATCTCAAATGGCAATGGCGTGACCGGAATGGCTAAAAGGGGTGCTGCCTACTTAAGAAAACTTGGCTTTTCGGTTAAGAGAATCACCAATGCACCCAAGTTTACCATTCAAGATACCAAGATATACTATAGGGAGGGTTGTCTTGCCTTAGCCCACTCTGTTGCCAAGGTTGTTCCAGGATCACAGGAATTTGAAAAGGTCAAAGATCTGGGACGGGCTGGAATTGGGGTAAGATTAACCCTTGGTCGTGATGTGGTAAAAATACAGTTTCCCAAAGGCTTGACCCGGCATTTTGCAAAAATCAGCTCTTCTAAATAA
- a CDS encoding type II secretion system F family protein produces the protein MEQDIVTRAQKWCKRYSNGNGKAKANERGGHTIWTVLGLPGAKMKAGTESIYSGTPLFYQRAGIYDSTSLRSYQLLRYFLLVLPLLLLTISHVVGFRTFTERLLAFAIFAGIFGYFLPVFRLKIRGHYRRKELDRTFPDAIDLLMVCVEAGMGIDSAIRRVAQEIHITSPELAKEFKILSLELKTGKPRNECLKNLAKRTNLRDIDNLVSLLIQAQKYGTGVANALRIHAEEMRQKRYSRLEEMAAKLPVKLVIPLIFFIFPALFLVILGPAMIRVFRVIIQG, from the coding sequence ATGGAACAGGATATAGTGACAAGGGCCCAAAAATGGTGCAAACGCTACAGCAACGGCAATGGCAAGGCAAAGGCCAACGAGAGGGGAGGACATACCATCTGGACCGTTCTCGGATTGCCCGGGGCAAAAATGAAGGCTGGTACGGAGAGCATCTATTCGGGTACCCCCCTATTTTATCAACGGGCCGGAATTTATGATTCCACCAGCCTGCGCTCTTACCAGTTGCTCCGTTACTTCCTCTTAGTCTTACCACTCCTGCTACTTACCATCTCGCATGTGGTTGGCTTTAGGACATTCACAGAACGACTATTAGCCTTTGCCATTTTCGCAGGAATTTTCGGCTACTTCTTACCCGTTTTCAGGTTGAAAATCAGAGGCCATTACCGGAGGAAGGAGCTTGATCGTACCTTTCCCGATGCAATTGATCTTTTGATGGTATGTGTTGAAGCCGGGATGGGAATAGATTCTGCAATTCGCAGAGTGGCCCAGGAAATACATATTACCAGTCCAGAACTCGCCAAAGAGTTCAAAATACTTTCTCTTGAACTCAAAACAGGCAAACCACGAAATGAATGTCTGAAGAACCTGGCGAAGAGGACAAACCTACGGGATATTGACAATCTTGTCAGTCTACTCATTCAGGCCCAAAAATACGGTACAGGGGTTGCGAATGCCTTACGGATTCATGCAGAAGAGATGCGGCAAAAGAGATACTCCAGGCTTGAAGAGATGGCCGCCAAGTTGCCGGTTAAGCTTGTAATACCGCTGATCTTTTTTATTTTCCCTGCACTTTTTCTGGTGATTTTAGGCCCAGCAATGATCAGAGTTTTTCGTGTTATCATACAAGGGTGA
- a CDS encoding methyl-accepting chemotaxis protein, protein MNFNLLNNLSLKKKLLLGFLLSSLISLAVGLQGFITINKAVDSTEILLQDDVMILLNAEQLIALGLTHRRYEKDFFLNIGKAEKQAGYIEKFRKTNRTTKELLRAVRELVDKNPHLPPALKAELRDTIRAYNEYVAGFSQVVARVRNDHNLSPQEANRLMTHHKEALYSFENGLKALQKAADIMTDEVIAENRSASSKAKTLIAILVCTGLIIGVALGLIITAMITKPMAQAVAFAGQVSQGDFSSTISHSRRDEVGALLDALNKMSLQLKETLQEMGKGITSLNGKSDQLDKISGEMGDEAENTSEKSHSVSVAIEEMTTNLTTVAAAMDQATTNTSMVAASTEEMSATISEISNNADKAREISAGAVNQAASATASMANLGKAAQDISHVTETITDISEQTNLLALNATIEAARAGESGKGFAVVANEIKELAKQTAEATMDIKVKIEDIQKTTNLTVDQLESVSQVISEINKIVNVIATAVEEQSSATAEITANINQTSEGIQEVNENISQITAVSQSITMDIVGVNESATTIKGSSSGVREASSQLAELATKLNGLISQFKTC, encoded by the coding sequence ATGAATTTCAACCTGTTAAACAACCTTTCGCTAAAAAAGAAACTGCTCCTAGGCTTCCTACTTTCATCCCTGATCAGCCTAGCCGTCGGCCTACAGGGCTTTATCACTATAAACAAGGCGGTGGACTCAACAGAAATTTTGTTACAAGACGACGTCATGATACTCCTCAATGCAGAGCAGCTCATCGCCCTTGGACTCACCCATCGACGCTATGAGAAAGATTTTTTTCTCAATATCGGCAAGGCTGAGAAGCAGGCAGGATATATTGAAAAATTCAGAAAAACCAATAGAACAACCAAAGAGCTGCTCAGAGCCGTAAGAGAACTTGTCGACAAAAACCCCCATCTCCCCCCCGCCCTTAAGGCGGAACTCAGGGATACAATCAGAGCCTATAATGAGTATGTTGCCGGATTTTCACAGGTGGTTGCCAGGGTGAGAAACGACCATAACCTTAGCCCTCAGGAGGCAAACAGGCTGATGACTCACCACAAGGAGGCCCTCTACTCCTTTGAAAACGGCCTCAAGGCCCTGCAAAAGGCAGCAGATATCATGACAGATGAGGTAATTGCAGAGAATCGAAGCGCAAGTTCAAAGGCAAAGACCCTTATAGCCATCCTTGTTTGCACGGGTTTAATCATTGGCGTTGCGCTAGGTCTGATTATAACCGCTATGATCACCAAACCCATGGCCCAAGCTGTAGCATTTGCAGGCCAAGTCTCCCAAGGGGATTTCAGCAGTACCATTAGCCATTCCCGCAGGGATGAAGTTGGAGCCCTCCTTGATGCACTCAACAAGATGTCCCTCCAGCTGAAGGAAACCCTCCAAGAAATGGGCAAGGGAATTACATCGCTCAATGGCAAATCTGATCAGCTTGATAAAATTTCTGGAGAAATGGGCGATGAGGCCGAGAATACTTCAGAAAAATCTCACTCGGTTTCAGTTGCCATAGAGGAGATGACAACCAACCTCACTACCGTGGCCGCAGCCATGGACCAGGCAACAACAAATACCTCAATGGTTGCCGCATCTACCGAAGAGATGTCTGCAACTATCAGTGAAATTTCAAATAATGCAGATAAGGCCCGGGAAATTTCCGCCGGGGCCGTTAATCAGGCGGCAAGCGCAACCGCCTCCATGGCCAACCTGGGCAAGGCCGCCCAGGACATCAGCCATGTCACCGAGACTATTACAGATATCTCAGAGCAGACAAACCTTCTCGCCCTCAATGCAACCATAGAAGCGGCACGGGCAGGAGAGAGTGGCAAGGGATTTGCCGTGGTCGCAAACGAAATCAAAGAACTTGCAAAACAGACTGCTGAGGCAACCATGGATATCAAGGTGAAGATTGAAGATATCCAGAAAACCACCAATCTCACCGTGGACCAGCTCGAATCTGTCTCTCAGGTTATCTCGGAAATCAATAAAATCGTCAATGTAATCGCAACTGCCGTTGAGGAACAGTCAAGTGCCACTGCTGAGATAACGGCAAATATCAATCAAACCTCCGAAGGTATACAGGAGGTCAATGAAAATATCAGTCAAATTACAGCAGTGTCCCAAAGCATCACCATGGACATTGTCGGAGTAAATGAATCAGCCACGACAATAAAGGGCAGTAGCTCCGGGGTAAGAGAGGCGTCAAGCCAACTGGCAGAACTGGCAACTAAACTCAACGGCCTTATTTCACAGTTCAAAACCTGCTAA
- a CDS encoding tetratricopeptide repeat protein, with the protein MTTLCTSHSEFCRKGFYHTCKLLGISSLLLLGGCASFQSNPTELSVQRQIERQQKVYELTEEPQKQEKLTLKEYEALGDRYLIQNDIEKAYMNYVKALAIDPNKISLLHKQGKILGKKNRHADAEKVYRFLLAKSEEDALAYEGLGQALLGLKKIKAAEDALLTAIALDDELWRAHHFLALIYGTEQQYGRAVKEFKKALSYRPQDSSLLNNLAVTYYLNGQYAEAEKILTILTRNSKDKKVYNNLAIVCVQRGKFEKALSAFKRGTKDEAYAYNNIGFEYLTHRRYKEAIVALEKALELNPQFYPTAYESLEKARKGLALTTATLKEEPL; encoded by the coding sequence ATGACTACTCTTTGCACATCTCATTCGGAATTCTGCAGGAAAGGCTTTTACCATACCTGTAAGTTACTGGGTATATCATCACTACTCCTATTAGGCGGTTGTGCATCTTTCCAAAGTAATCCTACAGAACTTAGTGTACAGAGACAGATTGAACGTCAGCAAAAGGTCTATGAACTTACTGAGGAGCCACAAAAACAGGAGAAGTTAACCCTGAAGGAGTATGAGGCTCTAGGGGACAGATACCTCATACAAAATGATATTGAGAAGGCCTACATGAACTACGTCAAGGCCCTCGCCATTGATCCAAATAAGATTTCACTCCTGCACAAACAGGGCAAAATCCTGGGAAAGAAAAACAGACATGCCGATGCGGAGAAGGTCTATAGATTTTTATTGGCAAAATCAGAAGAGGATGCTCTGGCCTATGAAGGTCTTGGCCAGGCATTATTGGGTCTGAAAAAAATTAAAGCAGCAGAGGATGCCCTCTTAACTGCTATTGCCCTAGACGATGAGCTATGGCGAGCCCACCATTTCTTGGCCTTGATTTACGGCACTGAACAGCAATATGGCAGAGCCGTTAAAGAATTTAAAAAGGCATTGTCTTACAGACCTCAGGACAGCTCACTCCTCAATAACCTTGCCGTTACCTACTACCTAAACGGACAGTACGCAGAGGCAGAAAAAATCCTTACCATATTGACAAGAAACAGTAAGGACAAGAAAGTATACAACAATCTTGCCATAGTCTGTGTCCAACGTGGAAAATTCGAAAAGGCCCTCAGCGCATTTAAGCGGGGAACAAAGGACGAGGCATATGCATATAACAATATTGGCTTTGAGTATCTGACCCATAGGAGATATAAGGAGGCAATCGTTGCCCTTGAAAAGGCACTTGAACTTAATCCACAGTTCTACCCCACAGCCTATGAAAGCCTTGAAAAGGCAAGAAAGGGATTGGCCCTAACAACAGCAACCCTAAAAGAAGAGCCTCTATAA
- a CDS encoding ShlB/FhaC/HecB family hemolysin secretion/activation protein has protein sequence MDLDSVNKYLHSVFLGVDYKYSNSNLGFALLPVFNKDVEILQGIVGYNGSLPDHLGMTAFNFQTVLSPGGLLRYNTDYYFNSFQEGASADYLYCNLDIDRLTALPYGFTLSNKAHGQLANGQLLGSEQIGLGGYSTVRGFPEREVNIDSGVLLRNELRTPTIALAELVDYSKSLGDLQLLAFWDYGSGRNDYEGENQTLSGYGLGLRYNFGSYVSLRLDYGFQGSGRDIYKNEDSQLHVGLVIGY, from the coding sequence ATGGACTTGGATTCTGTGAATAAGTATCTCCATAGCGTGTTTCTTGGAGTTGACTATAAATATAGTAACAGTAATCTTGGTTTTGCTCTCCTGCCTGTATTTAATAAAGATGTAGAAATATTGCAGGGTATTGTTGGTTATAATGGTTCTTTACCGGATCATTTGGGAATGACAGCATTTAATTTTCAGACTGTGCTGAGCCCTGGGGGGTTATTGCGATATAACACTGATTATTACTTCAACTCCTTTCAAGAGGGTGCCTCTGCAGATTATCTCTATTGTAATCTTGATATTGATAGATTAACGGCCCTGCCATATGGCTTTACTTTGAGCAATAAGGCCCATGGACAGTTGGCTAATGGCCAGCTTCTCGGTAGTGAGCAGATAGGACTTGGCGGTTACTCTACTGTTCGGGGCTTTCCTGAGCGTGAGGTGAATATTGATAGTGGAGTGCTGTTAAGAAATGAACTACGCACACCAACCATTGCCCTTGCGGAGCTGGTGGATTATTCGAAATCGTTGGGGGATTTACAGTTGTTAGCTTTTTGGGATTATGGTTCCGGACGTAACGATTATGAGGGAGAGAATCAAACTCTTTCAGGTTATGGTTTAGGTCTGCGTTATAACTTTGGCTCTTATGTTTCATTGCGTCTTGATTATGGCTTTCAAGGTAGTGGTAGAGATATTTACAAGAATGAAGACTCTCAGCTTCATGTTGGATTGGTGATTGGTTACTAA
- a CDS encoding CpaF family protein gives MNLQAHLDKLNHPVQPNGNIVEITPGNEFGLSDEYFELKADIHDRLTKVVDLSLLDSVDEKVLREEIRNRTQEILTDGSVKVMPINSKEHECLLQEIEDEVLGLGPLEALMKDPTVSDILVNAYHSVYVERFGKIERTKIRFKDNKHLMRIIEKIVSAVGRRIDEISPMVDARLADGSRVNVIIPPLALNGPCMSIRRFSVDPLEMHDLQVLKTITPALGKLLEGIVQARLNVLISGGTGSGKTTLLNVMSRFISSAERTVTIEDSAELQLRQEHVIRLETRPANVEGAGQITQRNLVRNSLRMRPDRIIVGEVRGAEAIDMLQAMNTGHEGSLTTVHANNPADALMRIETMVNMAGFNLHSDYIKRYISSAINVVIQVDRLVDGSRKVVSLSEITGMEGNVISMQEIIAFEQTGIDQVGGVSGHFEVRGVRPKFFDKFTQMGVPLTEELFDENETPFDED, from the coding sequence GTGAACTTGCAAGCGCATCTTGATAAATTGAATCATCCGGTTCAGCCCAATGGAAACATTGTGGAGATTACTCCGGGTAATGAGTTCGGTCTTTCTGACGAATATTTTGAACTGAAGGCAGATATACATGACCGCTTAACCAAGGTTGTGGATCTCTCCCTTCTGGACAGTGTTGATGAGAAGGTACTGCGGGAGGAGATACGCAACAGGACCCAGGAGATATTAACCGACGGCAGTGTCAAGGTCATGCCGATAAACAGCAAGGAGCACGAATGCCTTCTCCAGGAAATTGAAGATGAGGTATTAGGTCTCGGCCCACTGGAAGCGCTGATGAAAGACCCGACTGTATCAGACATCCTGGTCAACGCCTATCACTCTGTATACGTTGAGAGATTTGGTAAGATTGAACGGACAAAGATCCGATTCAAGGACAATAAGCACCTGATGAGAATTATAGAAAAGATAGTCTCTGCTGTTGGCAGAAGAATTGATGAAATTTCTCCCATGGTCGATGCACGTCTGGCGGATGGCTCCCGGGTAAATGTGATTATTCCTCCTCTGGCGCTCAATGGCCCCTGTATGTCAATCAGGCGATTCTCCGTTGATCCTCTGGAAATGCATGACCTCCAGGTCTTAAAGACAATAACGCCAGCACTTGGTAAATTACTAGAGGGCATTGTTCAGGCCAGATTAAATGTACTCATTTCCGGTGGAACCGGCTCAGGAAAAACCACCCTTTTAAACGTCATGTCACGATTTATCTCTTCAGCTGAACGAACCGTTACCATTGAAGATTCAGCCGAACTTCAGCTTCGTCAGGAACATGTGATTCGCCTTGAGACACGACCTGCAAATGTGGAGGGGGCGGGACAGATCACCCAGCGAAATCTTGTTCGCAACAGCCTACGTATGCGCCCTGACAGAATCATTGTTGGCGAGGTACGTGGTGCCGAGGCAATTGATATGTTGCAGGCGATGAACACAGGCCACGAAGGTTCCTTAACTACCGTCCACGCTAATAATCCTGCAGATGCCCTGATGCGTATTGAAACCATGGTTAATATGGCCGGTTTTAATCTGCATAGCGACTATATTAAAAGGTACATCAGCTCTGCAATTAATGTGGTTATTCAGGTGGATAGATTGGTTGATGGCTCAAGAAAGGTGGTGAGCCTTTCGGAAATTACCGGAATGGAGGGCAATGTTATTAGTATGCAGGAGATAATTGCCTTTGAGCAAACGGGTATTGACCAGGTAGGGGGCGTTAGCGGTCATTTTGAGGTCAGGGGGGTACGGCCTAAATTTTTTGATAAGTTTACCCAAATGGGGGTGCCACTAACCGAAGAACTTTTTGATGAAAATGAGACACCTTTTGATGAGGACTAA